The window GTGGGGAAGACAACCATGATAATCAGCTACATCTTTAATGGCTTCAACAGCGAGTACAAGCAAACAGCATTTGATGTTTTCACTGGTAAGGTTTCTGCTTTTCTCTGATTTATTTGAGTAGGTTatctcacacacaaaaataaagccCTTTCCTTTACAGGTCTAATTCATGTGAATGGAGTCCCTGTCCGTTTGAAACTAATCGATTCTGCTGGACAGGTAGAGCAAaccttttctgtttcatttgaaTCTTTTTAGGTTTTAATGAGTGCGTTGCCTCTTGTTTTATCAGGATGGTTTTGGCCACCTTCGCTCTCTGTGCTTTCCCCATGTGGATGTTTTCATCCTCTGCTTCAGCCTGGTCAACCCACGCTCCTTTGCCAACCTTTCCTCCAAATGGATCCCACAGATCCGCGCAGCCAACAGGACTTCTCCCGTTGTTTTGGTGGGAAGCCAGTCAGACCTCTGTCACAACGTGGGCATCCTCATTCATCTAAACCACCAGAGAACCAGACCAGTGAGCTTTGAGAAAGCCAAAAGACTTGCTCACAGAATCAGAGCTCACAGCTTCCTCGAGTGTTCAGCTTTAACTCAGCATAACCTCAAAGATGTGTTTGATCATGCTGTATATGCTGCCATTGAACACAAAGACTCCAAATCAAGAAAGTTCACCCTGGTTAGACGTTTGAAGTcttttttgtacagttttaGGGGAAAGTGATTGGAATTTTCTGAAGAAAACCTGTGAATTTGAAAGTCAGTTGTTACCAATGTGTATTTGAAAGATGTGAAACATGCACTAAAAGGCAAAAGACTCCAAACTAACctcttttgttttacttttcttttcagaaTATACTTTTTTCCATTAACCTTTTTTAGGACACATAAAACTTAaacgtttttaaataaagttctgCAGTTATTTGTTGTCTAAAGTTTGCTCTCTGGAGGTTACAGTTGGAGAAGGATCGGAAGGAAAAGCCAGATCCCACAATTCAGGACAAATGGTCACCTGCTGATCCTTTTGAAGGGTCACTTATCAAGACAAAAGCTACTTAACTCAAAgcttttttcatatacaaatgGCTTGTTCCTAACAATTTGTGAACACATAAAAGTATTGTACAAATTCAGGAGTTTattataaaatgaagaaaaatcaatattttatataAGATTTTTAGCAAAAAGCAATTTTGTCAATACATATTAAAatctaaattaatttttatctatttgttgttgtgtgtaATAATACTAAGCACAAAAAAGATTCTAAAATTCTGCCATTTGGCATATTTTGTCACACGAACTACGTTTCCCATAAGGCAACAGCCCCTTAACTCTCCTCTGACCCTGTGACTGAAAATAATCCGATCAGCTGATCTGTCCTGGCAACGGTACAACGTAGCTACTGAGATCTGCACGGGAGGGGGGTtgaagaacaaaacaatgacacTGCTCGGAAGGGTTCCCACTCAGTAACACTtgtaaagtttgattttatcCAAGCGACGTGACGTGGATGTCCCGGCTCTTGACCGCGCAGAAGTAGCCGGCGGCTAGCCTAGCTAAGCTTGTTTTGAACATCGagcagttgttgtttttgttgactTGTTCCAGCTGACAGCCCGGAGGCTAGCTGCTTGCTCGGACAGCTAGAGAGAAGTGCTCGGGCTTTGCTGGCTCGTTTGGAAGAGCTCGAACTGTTCGTCGACACTAATTAGCCGTAAAGTTAAATAATTCCTTGATGCCAAGTCATAAAACCGTAATTCTCTCGCGAGCTTCTTGACACCAGTTTAGCTAGCTAGCCTGTTAGCATCATATTTACTTGCATATCTTTCAGGGAAATCGTTATTTTATTGGTTGGTGCtgcctatttatttattaaacgtTTACTTATCAtgcaatattttatgttttgccgCATAAAAGCcgaatgacttttattttgctagTGTTATATAGTTGTTagactttttttgttactttaaaaaaaatcaaaataataaaaagcattAAATGCCACGCTTCAAGCTaatattttaaactttgttgCTAAATAGCTAACTTCCAGTTGTTGTAAAGTGTTCTGTCAGCGTTTTCATTATTGCATATTGACCCTTTTGCATCAATATATTAGGGAAAAAAGCTGATCAAGTAAGCAATAGTCTATTAGCTCAAGTTCATTGAAACAATGAGCGGCCATGGCTCATCCTCTGAAAAAGGAGTTAATACTAATCTGATATGTCAGGAAAGTTATTGTTGTGGTGGCTCTGAGGAGGCTGCGTTTGAATGTGTGGACTGCAAAACTCTCCAATGTGTCCGCTGCGAAGTGGAGCTCCACAAGCAGGAGTGCTTCCAGAGCCACGAGCGGGTTCCGATAAGTGCCGGCCACGTCCCCTACTGTGACAACTGTAAGGGCGGCAATGGGGACGGTGGCAAGCGCCTCAGGTCGACGGTCCGCTGCCAGAACTGCAAAGTGAATTTATGCCAAGACTGTCAGAAGCGCACTCATAGTGGGAGCAGCAAAAAGAAGCACCAGCTGATATTTTATCCTCCGCCACCCAAACCTCCAGAGGGAAGCTCCGTCCAATCATCAGCCCCGGCTGCGGTTCAAATCCCAGAGGAGACCAAATCTGAGAGAGCAAAACTTCTGGAGAAGGTGTCCAGCTTTCTTCTGGTTGATGAGAACGAGGAAATGCAGGTGAGTTGGCCAAGCGACTGTGGAGATAAAACCGGCATCTGTTCCAATTTTAAGGGATTCTTTGTTTCCTGTCGTGTTCTCTTCAAGATAAAAGACGAAACTTCATTCGTGAAGAGGCTCAACTGCAATCCTGACCACCTGCTGAAAGTGGTGTCCATCTTTGGAAACACCGGAGAGGGCAAATCCCACACTCTGAACCACACGTTTTTCATGGGCAGAGAAGTCTTCAAAACCTCCCCCACGCAGGAGTCCTGCACCGTGGGCGTGTGGGCGGCGTTCGACCCCATCCACAGGGTGGTGGTCATCGACACGGAAGGATTGCTTGGGAACAGCTCGAAACAGGGCCAGAGAACGCGCCTCTTGCTCAAGGTGCTGGCCATTTCTGACCTGATCATCTACCGCACCCATGCCGACCGTCTCCATGACGACCTTTTCAAGTTCCTGGGCGATGCCTCCGATGCTTACCTGAAGCATTTCACCAAGGAGCTCAAAGCCACGACAGCTCGCTGTGGTCTGGACGTCCCGCTGTCAACCTTGGGTCCTGCTGTTGTCATCTTCCATGAAACTGTTCATACCAAGCTGCTGGGTTCAGGTAAAAAAACTGCCTAGTAACAGATTTTACATGGTttgcacaacagaaaaaaagctatttataTTAATAATACAAGGTGAAcaatctttacttttttatgcttACTTTTGAAGGAGTTTTACTGCATTAAATAATTGTTATAATATGATAATAATATGATACAAACAAACCTATTTATTCTCTAACAACACATTATCTCCCAGACATTAATCTGATATTAATAGTCAGGAAGTTCAAATCAAAGCTGATTTGATtccctttctttgcttttaacttattttttaatttaatttattcatttactcCTATTATTCCTTTAATGTTGATGCAACTTTCTATTTTAAATAGTTCTTCAAATATAATCCaagtttaagacttttttttagatgtttagaTTCTAATCTTGTGTTATACTGTCCACTCAGCTGAAAGCCTCAAACTTTACAAATTATCCAGGTCATATGTGGGAATATAAAATTGGAAAGTAAAATTTTAATAGAAATTCCAACAAAATCAGACAGACCTCAGAAGGATCTTGTTTTAAGGCTCTCTAATGGAAACCTTTGTTGTTTCCTTTTAGACAGGGAGCTCATATTACCAGCATTAGATCTCTGTTGTCTTAAGTGCTCTTTCTCTACAGCTGTTTGAGTCTCTGCAAACAGGCTTCTGTGTTTAGTTAGTTATTCTATGCTTCAaacctttttgtgtttgtgaatatGCTCGATCACTTgcatttttcttactttttgctATTCGTAGGTgttacaaagaaataaataggagCATCCattatgtcctttttttatattaaatgtcactttttttcttttcttttattcagtAAAATCGTGTCTTTCATTCTGATGGGGTTGGAACTGTGGAAAATCAATGTTTCTGTCTACAAATaatttgttctgcttttttcctGAGACTAAGATGACAGCAAGAGGAGACATTTGAACAATCCCAGTGTTGAGAAATGTATACGGTACTCAACGCTAACACAGAATAGCAGGATAACAATGAAAGGGAACCATCTCCTCTCTGTCTTTCTGCAGATAAGTCCTTAGAGTCAGTAGATCGGATGCTGTTGGATCGTTTTAGAAAGCTTTCTCGATATCCGGAAGCTTTCAGCTCTGTCCAGTACTGGGGCACCCAGACGCTAAGCCCACCCACAGATTTCAGTGGCCTCCAGATGAAACTGGAGCTGCTCCTGGATAACAATGCCACCCGCTCACCACGCACCCCCGTGGTCATCTTCAAAGCCCTGCAGGTGGAGTATCTGATCAAAGTGGatcattccaatcatcttttcatctacttTTAAAGCGTTCTTTTGaagttttctttatgtatgtcctccatcatgagaaaaatgttacaagaacatgttaaaaaccgaTCGGCTTCTCCTCCAATGTGGTTGCAGGCGCTGAGCGAGCGCTTCAACGGGGAAATCACAAGTGAGCTCATCGGACAGAACTGCTTCTTTCCTGATGAGTACTTCACCTGCTCCAGCTCCTGTCTCAGTTGCGGGTATATCTGTTTGAaggggttttttgttttgtttttttaatcaaatttttttgcttcctttagTTATTGATAACCTTTCTAACCTTCTGGATTTATGGCAGGTTTGGCTGCAAGAACAGTATGAATCATTTAGGAGAAGGCGTGTGCCACGAAGCCAAGAGCCGCTGCCGCTACTCCGCTCAGTTTGACAATCGTATTTTCACGTGCAAGGTGAACATGGGGATCTTTAGCCGCAGAACTGTCATTTCTCTACATTGGAACAATAATACAATGAATGTTTTGGACTGTTTCAGGCTTGTTATGAAGGCGGGAAGGAAGTGATTGTTGTCCCTAAGACCTCTGCCTCCTCAGACTCTCCCTGGATAGGCCTCGCTAAATATGCCTGGTCAGGGTGAGTGACAGATTTCCAGACGTGCAATTGTGTGTAAATGCATAtgataatgttttttaaaaatctgtttagaTATGTAATTGAATGTCCCAACTGTGGAGTGATCTACCGGAGCCGTCAGTATTGGTATGGGAACCAGGATCCTGTGGATACAGTTGTTCGCACTGAGATCCAGCATGTTTGGCCAGgagtaagataaaaaaaaaacttttttaaaatcctttctgAAGAATATTTCTGCAAATATAGATTACTTTAATCAATAATCCAAATCAAAtgagtatttgtttttgttgctgggCAGTCGGACGGCTTTTTAAAGGACAACAGCAATGCTGCACAGCGCCTTTTGGATGGAGTTAACCTCGTGGCTCAGTCTGTCTCCGAACTCAGCGTCAAACCTGCCAAGGCCGTCACCTCTTGGCTGACAGATCAGATCGCCCCGGCCTACTGGAAACCCAACTCTCTCATCATGGTGAGTGACACACAGCCCCACCCGCCACCAAAAAGCCAAGTCAACACTTTCATGTCTACAGCGATGTTTACTGCCTGTAGTGTTGTGTTTCTATTACACAATTTATGTATGTGGGTCACAAGACACAGCTTGTAAATACTTCTTCCTTATAGCTTTTGATCTAAAGCAGCTTGtgatgtgtgtatatatatatatattatatatatatatatatatatatatatatatatatatatatatatatatattttttttttttttatgtcgtTGAAGGTGTGCCACAAGTGTCATGCAGTCTTCCAGGATAATGACACCAAGCATCACTGTCGCGCCTGCGGGGAGGGCTTCTGTGATGGCTGCTCCTCCAAAGCCGCGCCCGTCCCCGAGAGAGGCTGGGGTCTCGGCCCTGTCAGAGTCTGCGATGTCTGCTTTGAACAGAGAGCTTCGTATGCAGGTACCCTCGCtggtgtctgtctgctctgtcaATGTCtgtgctggagccaacccagcacTGGTGtttctggctgttttttttttttgcagagatcCTTAAAGCAGAACTCGAGGAGGAAGAAGGTGGAACTCTTGCCAGGAAGGTGGGAGAAGCTGTTACCAATACCATCGGGGTTGTGGTCACTGCCATTGACATCCCACTTGGTGAGAATTGTCGAAAACTCCAAAgagacttaattttttttctggaaaggtGCACAGCTCCTAACCCTCTGGCAAAAATGTGCCGTGCTTCATTTGAGTTAAAAGAACTTGGGttaactttaaagtcccactctgatcatctttggatctgtttttaaagcgttcccagtggtctttctattatgattatgccttcttttttttagacaaaatcaaaaaacctctgtcgttttctaggacatcgtttcggcagagcggcagtaattagaaattcacctctgagtttttggCGTGACATCCCCGTCCTCCTTCCCGTCACTCATAGCTGAGCTATCGGTTTAtgcgctctcctgctagcctgcagctcctcacacccccatccCAATACTGTCGGAGCAAAAgccgtacagctttgagccaaATGTCAGCTtgggcgaggaaaacaaagacatggggggatctagtcgtctacaaatggatgcatcagaatggagcaaagcagggagcttgtggcctgcttagtgtattttctgtcacaattacaccctttttcaaacagtattttttcatctaaaaCTGGAAGGATTTGGATTTTGCCAAAGATTGATAAACAACAGACACACCTCAAAGATTGGGGATTAACCTGAAAAcaagtgttgtgttgttttatatcacaaaaaac is drawn from Oryzias latipes chromosome 22, ASM223467v1 and contains these coding sequences:
- the LOC101167912 gene encoding zinc finger FYVE domain-containing protein 1 — translated: MSGHGSSSEKGVNTNLICQESYCCGGSEEAAFECVDCKTLQCVRCEVELHKQECFQSHERVPISAGHVPYCDNCKGGNGDGGKRLRSTVRCQNCKVNLCQDCQKRTHSGSSKKKHQLIFYPPPPKPPEGSSVQSSAPAAVQIPEETKSERAKLLEKVSSFLLVDENEEMQIKDETSFVKRLNCNPDHLLKVVSIFGNTGEGKSHTLNHTFFMGREVFKTSPTQESCTVGVWAAFDPIHRVVVIDTEGLLGNSSKQGQRTRLLLKVLAISDLIIYRTHADRLHDDLFKFLGDASDAYLKHFTKELKATTARCGLDVPLSTLGPAVVIFHETVHTKLLGSDKSLESVDRMLLDRFRKLSRYPEAFSSVQYWGTQTLSPPTDFSGLQMKLELLLDNNATRSPRTPVVIFKALQALSERFNGEITSELIGQNCFFPDEYFTCSSSCLSCGFGCKNSMNHLGEGVCHEAKSRCRYSAQFDNRIFTCKACYEGGKEVIVVPKTSASSDSPWIGLAKYAWSGYVIECPNCGVIYRSRQYWYGNQDPVDTVVRTEIQHVWPGSDGFLKDNSNAAQRLLDGVNLVAQSVSELSVKPAKAVTSWLTDQIAPAYWKPNSLIMVCHKCHAVFQDNDTKHHCRACGEGFCDGCSSKAAPVPERGWGLGPVRVCDVCFEQRASYAEILKAELEEEEGGTLARKVGEAVTNTIGVVVTAIDIPLGLVKDAARPAYWVPDQDILSCHNCQREFTAKLSKHHCRACGQGVCDECSPERRSVPSRGWDHPVRVCSSCNQKPGEL
- the LOC101170064 gene encoding rho-related GTP-binding protein RhoU-like, translating into MAQICQTIDEPNRLREELSLMLVGDGAVGKTTMIISYIFNGFNSEYKQTAFDVFTGLIHVNGVPVRLKLIDSAGQDGFGHLRSLCFPHVDVFILCFSLVNPRSFANLSSKWIPQIRAANRTSPVVLVGSQSDLCHNVGILIHLNHQRTRPVSFEKAKRLAHRIRAHSFLECSALTQHNLKDVFDHAVYAAIEHKDSKSRKFTLVRRLKSFLYSFRGK